One segment of Polyangiaceae bacterium DNA contains the following:
- a CDS encoding RNA-binding transcriptional accessory protein, whose protein sequence is MTATTDSNQASTNPASPLPPFDPVPMLSAELSLPRSGVSSVVALLAEGATVPFIARYRKEATGGLDEVQIRAIEERRTYLVELDERRRAVLDEIGKQGKLTPDLQKKLLAAATKAELEDLYLPFKPKRRTRAIIAKERGLEPLADRIWSQAKEGSPEKEAEAFVDAAKEVPNVIAALAGARDICAERIAENAEVRKLVREAYMRDGVIRVKKNEEHEGKATKFDTYATFEGQVAGMPSHRYLAIRRGEAEGILRASVDLDGEAQLGPIGKLAGLDGASPWAGEMSKAVADAYKRLLAPSVQIDVRVEMKQISDRAAVDVFAQNLRELLLAAPFGRHTVLGIDPGQRTGCKCVVVDDTGKLLTNENIYLVQGDGAIEKAKKTIRDLCRKYGVHAVAVGNGTHGRETEQFVRDVLVAEGLKEVMCLSVSEAGASVYSASDVARDEFPDLDLTVRGAISIARRLQDPLAELVKIDPKSIGVGQYQHDVYQVLLAKKLDEVVESCVNMVGVELNTASAPLLARVAGIGPSLAKKIVAHRDTHGAFSSRKKLLDVQGLGPKTFEQCAGFLRIHGGEHPLDASAVHPERYALVEKIATDLGVPVASLVGDMKLIGRIDPRRYVGNDVGEFTLNDIVAELKKPGRDPRAVFEAPKFRDDVRTMDDLKVGMELEGIVTNVTAFGAFVDVGVHQDGLVHVSQLADKFVKDPSDVVKVGDKIKVRVMEVDMARKRIALSARKNDRPDTRQTSQNAPNQAKGQPQQRGQTQGRGQQGSSQQQAKFTNNPFANLLKR, encoded by the coding sequence ATGACTGCTACGACCGACTCGAACCAAGCCTCGACGAATCCCGCATCGCCCCTGCCTCCGTTCGATCCCGTGCCGATGCTCTCTGCCGAGCTTTCGTTGCCGCGGTCGGGCGTTTCCTCGGTCGTGGCGCTCTTGGCCGAAGGTGCGACGGTGCCGTTCATTGCGCGTTACCGCAAGGAAGCCACGGGCGGCCTCGACGAAGTGCAAATCCGGGCCATCGAGGAACGTCGCACGTACTTGGTGGAGCTCGACGAACGACGCCGCGCCGTTCTGGACGAAATCGGCAAACAAGGAAAACTCACGCCGGATTTGCAGAAGAAGTTATTGGCGGCAGCGACGAAGGCGGAGCTCGAGGATTTGTATTTGCCGTTCAAGCCGAAGCGGCGCACGCGGGCGATCATTGCGAAGGAGCGGGGGCTGGAGCCTTTGGCGGATCGTATTTGGTCGCAAGCGAAAGAGGGCAGTCCCGAAAAGGAAGCCGAAGCGTTCGTCGATGCGGCGAAGGAAGTGCCGAACGTGATCGCAGCGCTTGCTGGGGCGCGCGATATTTGTGCCGAGCGAATTGCTGAAAATGCCGAAGTCCGAAAGCTCGTGCGCGAAGCTTACATGCGCGATGGCGTGATTCGCGTGAAGAAAAACGAGGAGCACGAGGGGAAAGCGACGAAGTTCGACACGTATGCAACGTTCGAGGGGCAGGTGGCTGGAATGCCGTCGCATCGGTATTTGGCCATTCGTCGCGGCGAGGCGGAGGGTATTCTTCGGGCGTCGGTGGACCTCGATGGCGAAGCGCAGCTCGGGCCGATCGGCAAGCTCGCGGGTCTCGACGGGGCATCTCCGTGGGCGGGGGAAATGTCGAAAGCCGTTGCCGACGCGTACAAGCGCCTGCTTGCGCCGAGCGTTCAAATCGACGTGCGTGTCGAAATGAAGCAGATCTCGGATCGAGCGGCGGTCGATGTATTTGCGCAGAACCTTCGCGAGCTGTTGCTGGCGGCGCCGTTTGGGCGGCACACGGTGCTTGGAATCGATCCTGGTCAACGCACGGGTTGCAAGTGCGTCGTCGTGGACGATACGGGCAAACTCTTGACCAATGAAAATATTTATTTGGTTCAAGGTGACGGAGCGATTGAAAAGGCAAAGAAAACGATTCGCGATCTTTGTCGGAAATACGGCGTGCATGCGGTCGCCGTTGGAAATGGCACGCATGGGCGGGAAACCGAGCAATTCGTGCGAGATGTGCTCGTGGCCGAAGGCTTGAAAGAGGTCATGTGCCTATCGGTGAGCGAAGCCGGGGCGAGCGTGTATTCGGCGAGCGACGTGGCGCGTGACGAATTTCCGGATTTGGACTTGACCGTGCGTGGAGCGATCAGCATTGCGCGACGGTTGCAGGATCCGCTGGCCGAGCTCGTGAAGATCGATCCGAAGAGCATTGGCGTCGGGCAATATCAGCACGACGTATACCAAGTATTGCTCGCGAAAAAGCTCGATGAAGTCGTCGAGAGCTGCGTGAACATGGTGGGCGTCGAGCTGAACACGGCGAGCGCGCCGCTGCTTGCGCGTGTGGCAGGAATTGGGCCTTCATTGGCCAAGAAAATCGTGGCGCATCGCGATACGCACGGGGCATTTTCGAGCCGCAAGAAATTGTTGGATGTCCAAGGACTCGGGCCGAAGACCTTCGAGCAATGCGCCGGGTTTCTCCGTATTCACGGGGGCGAACACCCGCTCGATGCGAGCGCCGTGCATCCCGAACGATATGCGCTCGTCGAGAAAATCGCGACGGATCTCGGCGTACCCGTGGCGTCGCTCGTGGGGGACATGAAGCTCATCGGGCGAATCGATCCGAGGCGTTACGTGGGCAATGACGTCGGAGAATTCACGCTGAACGACATCGTGGCTGAATTGAAAAAGCCGGGGCGCGATCCGCGCGCCGTTTTCGAGGCTCCAAAATTCCGCGACGACGTGCGCACGATGGATGATTTGAAAGTGGGAATGGAGCTCGAAGGGATCGTGACGAACGTGACGGCATTCGGGGCATTCGTCGATGTTGGGGTGCATCAGGACGGCCTCGTGCACGTATCGCAATTGGCGGACAAATTCGTCAAGGATCCGAGCGATGTGGTGAAAGTGGGGGACAAGATCAAGGTGCGGGTGATGGAGGTCGACATGGCGCGCAAGCGCATAGCGCTTTCGGCCCGGAAAAACGATCGGCCGGATACGCGACAAACCTCGCAGAATGCGCCGAACCAGGCAAAAGGGCAACCTCAGCAGCGGGGACAAACCCAGGGCCGAGGGCAGCAAGGTTCGTCGCAGCAGCAAGCGAAGTTCACGAACAACCCGTTCGCGAATCTGCTGAAGCGATAG
- a CDS encoding Uma2 family endonuclease: MGEPARKLTTSEDEQRGPTLVQRGPTFEELWKQIERLPEGVTGEILEPGVISTMARPRAKHRRAAAQLYRALGGVDVPSGGTGWWIELEPDVRFGDRTTAPDIAGWRVERCPDPPDGSPITILPDFCCEVLSSSTARKDRGKKLPLYARFGVEWIWLVEPELYLVEVYRSINGLPALVESAEENDRMRLPPFDLEIDFSPFWIIPKPAETTTEETKEQSP, encoded by the coding sequence ATGGGTGAGCCTGCACGAAAACTCACGACGAGTGAGGACGAGCAACGAGGTCCGACCTTGGTACAACGAGGCCCGACCTTCGAAGAGCTTTGGAAGCAGATCGAGCGTCTTCCCGAAGGCGTTACGGGTGAGATTCTCGAACCGGGCGTCATCAGCACCATGGCGCGCCCACGTGCCAAGCATCGTCGAGCCGCGGCGCAATTGTATCGCGCCCTGGGCGGCGTCGATGTGCCCTCTGGTGGAACTGGTTGGTGGATCGAGCTGGAGCCGGACGTGCGTTTTGGGGACCGAACGACGGCGCCGGACATTGCTGGTTGGCGCGTGGAGCGGTGCCCAGATCCGCCCGACGGATCTCCCATCACGATCCTTCCTGATTTTTGCTGCGAGGTGCTGTCTTCGTCGACCGCACGCAAGGACCGCGGCAAGAAACTTCCGCTGTACGCCCGCTTCGGTGTCGAGTGGATTTGGCTCGTGGAGCCTGAGCTTTACCTCGTCGAGGTGTACCGGTCCATCAACGGCCTCCCGGCGCTTGTGGAGTCTGCCGAGGAGAACGATCGTATGCGCCTTCCGCCATTCGATCTCGAAATCGACTTCTCACCCTTTTGGATCATTCCCAAGCCCGCCGAAACAACCACCGAAGAAACCAAAGAACAATCGCCCTAA
- a CDS encoding indole-3-glycerol-phosphate synthase, translating to MTTRTNLLGRILASKRAEVARLMAGPRPHTHHRPEGLSFQTLRRPLGEPLRLIAEVKPRSPSAGPLSSVMTADERACAYASAGAVMISVLVDEPFFGGSYENLAACRETLDDVYGASRPRLLCKEFILDPVQLDYAVAAGADAVLLIARIVTPEELGALVVQTRNRGLEALVEVTTEDELRAAEGAGARVIGVNARDLDTLAMDQARAAAVLARIEGNAVRVHLSGLATAEDVARIARGPADAALIGEALMRQDDPTELLSEMVRRAADKR from the coding sequence ATGACGACGCGGACAAACCTGCTCGGTCGCATCCTTGCGTCGAAGCGCGCCGAGGTTGCACGGCTCATGGCTGGTCCGCGGCCCCATACGCACCACCGGCCCGAAGGATTGTCCTTCCAAACGCTGCGGCGTCCGCTGGGTGAGCCCCTGCGACTCATTGCCGAGGTCAAACCGCGGTCACCGTCGGCTGGCCCCTTGTCGAGCGTGATGACGGCGGACGAGCGAGCTTGCGCGTACGCAAGTGCAGGCGCGGTGATGATCAGCGTGCTCGTGGACGAGCCGTTTTTCGGAGGCTCGTACGAAAACCTCGCCGCGTGTCGTGAAACGCTCGACGACGTCTACGGGGCATCGCGCCCGCGACTTTTGTGCAAGGAATTCATATTGGATCCCGTGCAGCTCGATTACGCAGTTGCGGCAGGTGCGGATGCCGTGCTGCTCATTGCGCGAATCGTGACGCCGGAGGAGCTCGGGGCGCTCGTGGTGCAAACGCGCAATCGGGGGCTCGAGGCATTGGTGGAGGTGACGACGGAGGATGAATTGCGTGCAGCGGAAGGAGCGGGGGCGCGTGTGATTGGGGTGAATGCGCGCGACTTGGATACGCTGGCAATGGATCAAGCGCGTGCGGCGGCGGTATTGGCGCGCATCGAGGGGAATGCGGTGCGCGTGCACTTATCGGGACTGGCGACGGCGGAAGACGTTGCACGCATTGCACGAGGTCCCGCGGATGCGGCGCTCATTGGGGAAGCGCTGATGCGACAGGACGACCCGACGGAATTGCTGAGCGAAATGGTGCGTCGCGCCGCGGACAAACGTTAG
- the trpD gene encoding anthranilate phosphoribosyltransferase — translation MSATAIQFHHVFAEIANDTGPSPHIIREALDAILAGAWTPVQVAGFAIALRMRGEEASTIAAAAQTLCAHMIEVDHGLPVVVDTCGTGGDGLGTINISTAAAFVVAATGAPVAKHGGRSVSSRSGSADVIEALGIPIDIAPERQASVLRSAGIAFLFGPTHHPALRHSQTVRRELAVRTIFNALGPLANPARATHRLLGTYDDALRPVLAKVLAEMGVRRAWVIRGEDGLDEVSPFGPTRMTEVAEGKLRERIIRPEMFGLKSSLPGAIDGGSAEDNARVIRAVLEGQTHPARDAVILNAAAALAVCREVDDEKLFPQLAVEAARAIDSKHALRKLETLRMTANIVRRAA, via the coding sequence ATGAGCGCGACGGCGATTCAGTTTCACCACGTCTTCGCTGAAATCGCGAACGACACGGGCCCTTCACCTCACATCATCCGCGAAGCGCTCGATGCAATCCTCGCCGGAGCATGGACGCCCGTTCAAGTCGCCGGATTTGCCATCGCGCTGCGCATGCGCGGCGAAGAGGCGAGCACGATCGCGGCCGCAGCTCAAACCCTTTGTGCTCATATGATCGAAGTCGACCACGGTTTGCCCGTTGTCGTCGACACATGCGGCACCGGCGGCGACGGGCTCGGCACGATCAACATCTCGACGGCCGCTGCGTTCGTCGTCGCTGCAACGGGCGCACCCGTGGCCAAACACGGCGGCCGCAGCGTTTCGAGCCGCTCGGGGAGCGCCGACGTCATCGAAGCGCTCGGCATTCCGATCGACATCGCCCCGGAACGACAAGCGTCCGTGCTCCGATCTGCGGGCATCGCGTTCCTCTTCGGCCCGACGCATCACCCTGCCCTGCGCCACAGCCAAACGGTTCGACGCGAGCTCGCAGTACGCACGATCTTCAACGCGCTCGGGCCTCTCGCGAACCCCGCCCGAGCAACCCATCGACTCTTGGGCACCTACGACGACGCCTTGCGCCCGGTGCTCGCAAAAGTCCTCGCGGAAATGGGCGTGCGTCGCGCTTGGGTCATACGCGGCGAAGACGGGCTCGACGAAGTGAGTCCATTCGGACCAACGCGAATGACCGAAGTTGCCGAGGGTAAACTTCGGGAACGAATCATTCGGCCCGAAATGTTTGGCCTCAAATCATCACTTCCGGGTGCCATCGATGGAGGTTCTGCTGAGGACAACGCGCGCGTGATCCGTGCGGTTCTCGAAGGACAAACCCATCCCGCTCGCGATGCGGTGATCCTGAACGCCGCGGCTGCTCTTGCGGTTTGTCGGGAAGTCGATGACGAAAAGCTATTCCCGCAGCTCGCCGTCGAAGCTGCTCGCGCGATCGACTCGAAGCATGCGCTTCGAAAGCTCGAAACGCTGCGCATGACGGCGAACATCGTGCGGCGCGCGGCATGA
- a CDS encoding aminodeoxychorismate/anthranilate synthase component II — protein sequence MRLLVIDNYDSFTYNLVQYLEILGARCDVRKNDAIDVRGVAALAPDGILISPGPCSPNEAGASLAIIEALASRQPILGVCLGHQALAQVYGGRVVRAERIMHGKTSPIHHDGRTLFTGLPQPFVATRYHSLIVDRDSLPADLEISAWTHEGEIMGLRHKRFPVEGVQFHPESILTVRGMDLLQNWLDAVKAHVLGNQGAAA from the coding sequence ATGCGACTGCTCGTCATCGATAACTACGACTCTTTCACTTATAATCTTGTCCAATATCTCGAAATACTCGGCGCTCGTTGCGACGTCCGCAAAAACGACGCCATCGACGTTCGCGGCGTTGCAGCGCTCGCTCCCGACGGAATCCTGATTTCGCCAGGTCCGTGCTCACCCAACGAAGCCGGCGCGAGCCTCGCCATCATCGAAGCCCTCGCTTCGCGGCAACCCATCCTCGGGGTTTGTCTGGGCCATCAAGCTCTCGCGCAAGTTTACGGCGGCCGCGTCGTTCGTGCCGAGCGCATCATGCACGGGAAAACGTCGCCGATTCACCACGATGGCCGCACGCTCTTCACCGGTTTGCCGCAGCCGTTCGTCGCGACGCGGTACCACTCGCTCATCGTCGATCGTGACAGTTTGCCCGCGGATCTCGAGATCTCCGCGTGGACGCACGAAGGCGAGATCATGGGCCTGCGGCACAAGCGTTTTCCCGTGGAAGGCGTCCAGTTCCACCCCGAATCCATCTTGACCGTGCGCGGCATGGATCTGCTCCAAAACTGGCTCGATGCCGTGAAGGCTCACGTGCTCGGTAACCAAGGAGCAGCGGCATGA